In the genome of Chryseobacterium arthrosphaerae, one region contains:
- a CDS encoding AraC family transcriptional regulator has protein sequence MLYIIMVVVLQALITLTLLLYLIRNRESILNMLLLYIGVVALDMGYEYFIIQRFGYESVLYEIPGSLRVFKGLIFLYITTYLIHAKWRDKLKYLIVPLTLIVIHHAVALCAKIFDLSWADIAIRSYKSYFMYYSYYWVACLAVCIFFLTKFRKNITHPAAGNFRYLVCYVLMGVLIFWGVYQLGWSTLIYQKIYSLMFLFQFGWILYVYILTYQHNLREQQYAVHFSGPKETYQYKDLSKIDFDAVQNAIISFYQESHIYLDEEFTLDQLSNCLKISKADLSITFNKHLHSNFHEYTNRNRIQHFKQILSEDPSASVTDIAFQCGFKSKSTFYKYFKKEFDCLPSQLVH, from the coding sequence ATGCTATACATCATTATGGTAGTTGTACTACAGGCACTTATCACGCTTACTTTATTATTATACCTCATCAGAAACAGGGAATCTATACTGAATATGTTATTATTGTATATCGGCGTGGTGGCCCTGGACATGGGATATGAGTATTTTATCATTCAGAGATTCGGGTATGAGTCTGTCCTGTATGAAATTCCGGGAAGTCTCCGTGTTTTCAAGGGACTTATTTTCTTATATATTACGACCTATCTGATTCATGCAAAATGGAGAGACAAACTGAAATACCTGATCGTTCCCTTAACCCTGATTGTTATTCATCACGCAGTGGCCCTTTGTGCAAAGATTTTTGACCTGTCCTGGGCAGATATAGCGATCAGATCCTATAAATCCTACTTCATGTACTACAGCTATTATTGGGTAGCGTGCCTTGCTGTCTGTATCTTCTTCCTCACCAAATTCCGGAAAAATATTACGCATCCGGCAGCAGGCAATTTCCGGTACCTGGTCTGCTATGTCCTGATGGGAGTATTGATTTTCTGGGGTGTTTACCAATTGGGATGGAGTACCCTGATCTATCAGAAAATCTACAGCCTCATGTTTTTATTCCAGTTCGGATGGATTTTGTACGTTTATATTTTAACGTACCAGCACAATCTCCGGGAACAGCAATATGCAGTGCATTTCTCAGGTCCAAAAGAAACCTATCAATATAAAGATCTTTCCAAAATAGATTTTGATGCTGTGCAGAATGCCATTATCAGTTTCTATCAGGAGAGCCATATTTATCTGGATGAAGAATTCACTTTAGACCAGCTCTCAAACTGTCTGAAGATAAGTAAAGCCGATCTGAGCATTACGTTTAATAAACATCTTCACTCCAACTTCCACGAATACACCAACAGAAACCGTATACAGCACTTTAAACAGATCTTATCAGAAGATCCTTCAGCCAGTGTAACCGATATTGCTTTCCAATGTGGTTTTAAATCCAAATCTACTTTTTATAAATATTTTAAAAAGGAATTTGACTGCCTTCCGTCTCAGCTTGTACACTAA
- a CDS encoding L,D-transpeptidase translates to MKNISVKKSFLYACLCALFLVSCKKEIEKISDTFKDTVSASDMPEAEKDSVKKDSVPVVKKESMPPAMQENGFYNAFVLPKDKKMRDSVYAEFSKKYSVEERTAILALNRLDSKSKWNADTLVVPAKIDTTLMAYSPFPMQLDILSGVKKFVIFSYPIQAYGVYSNGTLVKWGPTSMGKKSAQTTRGLTFANWKKKLSISTVSSEWKLPYNFNIHNIGGIGWHEYTLPGYPASHSCLRLLRKDAQWLYSYADTWILAPGGATTKARGTAVMVFGDYNWGGRKPWRKLLDDPNANNISVEELTKLLEPDVPKMLKEQSNRERVADSIKTAKAMAAPVQERAGDSLSN, encoded by the coding sequence ATGAAGAACATATCTGTGAAAAAATCATTTTTATATGCATGTTTATGCGCTTTGTTCCTTGTTTCCTGCAAAAAAGAAATAGAAAAAATAAGCGATACTTTTAAAGATACCGTTTCTGCCTCTGATATGCCGGAAGCTGAAAAAGACTCTGTAAAGAAAGATTCCGTACCTGTGGTTAAAAAAGAATCTATGCCCCCTGCCATGCAGGAAAATGGTTTCTATAATGCATTCGTACTTCCGAAAGATAAGAAGATGAGGGATTCTGTATATGCAGAGTTCAGCAAGAAATATAGTGTAGAGGAACGTACGGCTATTTTAGCATTAAACAGGCTGGATTCAAAAAGTAAATGGAATGCCGATACACTGGTAGTTCCCGCAAAGATAGATACTACACTGATGGCTTATTCGCCGTTTCCGATGCAGCTGGATATATTAAGCGGAGTGAAGAAATTTGTGATTTTTTCGTATCCTATTCAGGCCTATGGCGTATATTCCAACGGAACCCTTGTAAAATGGGGCCCTACAAGTATGGGAAAAAAATCTGCCCAGACCACAAGAGGACTTACTTTTGCCAACTGGAAAAAGAAATTATCAATCTCCACTGTCAGCAGTGAATGGAAACTTCCTTATAATTTTAACATTCATAATATAGGCGGAATCGGATGGCATGAGTATACCCTTCCGGGATACCCGGCTTCGCATTCCTGTTTAAGATTGCTGAGAAAAGATGCACAGTGGCTGTATTCTTATGCTGATACCTGGATTTTGGCTCCGGGGGGTGCCACTACAAAAGCGAGAGGTACAGCCGTAATGGTATTTGGAGATTACAACTGGGGCGGAAGAAAACCGTGGAGGAAACTTCTTGATGATCCGAATGCCAATAATATATCCGTTGAAGAACTTACCAAACTTCTGGAGCCGGATGTACCGAAAATGCTGAAAGAGCAAAGCAACAGGGAAAGAGTAGCTGATTCTATAAAAACAGCAAAAGCCATGGCTGCTCCCGTTCAGGAAAGGGCAGGAGATTCTTTATCTAATTGA
- a CDS encoding PDZ domain-containing protein — MKFKFLLLGLLLSIFINAQNAFELINTKKAVIPFKFINNLIFIPININGAELTFLLDTGVSETILFSLENKELKLGNVEKIKFSGLGGSLSIDGLKSDRNTARIGDVMVNTSMSLYVILDEEFNISSHVGIPVNGVIGYHFFKDHPIVIDYMSKKITVYENSDLLKNKIKRFDEFPISIEQSKPYLMADVEMTNERKSSKLLIDLGNSDAIWLFPTLIKNFVYNRPNIDDFLGRGFNGDIYGKRSRIHNFYLGNFKFEKPLTAMPDEFSIQHVNLVENRKGSVGGEIMRRFTAVFDYQNQKLYLKKNRNFNDPFNFNMSGLDFRQDGLEWEQDRVKIETQKSTGVTHEAYRDSFQYKFSLKPMFSISGVRKDSPAYEAGVQKDDKVISINGDRTADMTLEKIVELMKSYEGRNITMVVQRKNEQLTLRFTLEDPIPYQE, encoded by the coding sequence ATGAAATTTAAGTTTCTTTTACTGGGATTATTGCTAAGCATTTTTATAAATGCACAGAACGCTTTTGAGCTGATTAATACTAAAAAAGCCGTCATTCCTTTTAAATTTATCAACAATCTCATCTTTATTCCTATCAATATCAACGGAGCCGAACTTACCTTTCTTCTTGATACCGGAGTTTCAGAAACCATCCTTTTCAGTCTTGAGAACAAGGAACTCAAACTTGGAAATGTGGAAAAGATAAAATTTTCAGGACTTGGCGGAAGTTTAAGCATTGACGGTTTAAAGTCTGACCGCAATACCGCCCGGATAGGTGACGTTATGGTCAATACCTCAATGTCTTTATATGTGATCCTTGATGAAGAATTCAATATTTCATCACATGTGGGAATTCCTGTAAACGGTGTGATAGGGTATCATTTTTTTAAAGACCACCCTATCGTCATCGATTATATGTCAAAAAAAATAACGGTCTATGAAAATTCCGATCTTCTGAAAAATAAAATCAAAAGGTTTGATGAATTTCCAATCAGTATTGAGCAAAGTAAGCCTTATCTCATGGCAGATGTAGAAATGACGAATGAAAGAAAAAGTTCAAAACTGCTCATAGACCTTGGAAATAGCGATGCTATATGGCTGTTTCCTACCCTTATTAAAAATTTCGTTTATAACAGACCTAATATAGATGATTTCCTTGGCCGTGGATTCAATGGAGATATTTATGGAAAAAGGAGCAGAATTCATAATTTTTACCTGGGCAATTTTAAATTTGAAAAACCTCTCACGGCAATGCCTGATGAATTTTCCATACAGCATGTCAATCTGGTAGAAAACAGAAAAGGATCTGTGGGCGGAGAAATCATGCGCCGGTTTACTGCTGTTTTCGATTATCAGAATCAGAAGCTCTACCTGAAAAAGAACAGAAATTTCAATGATCCTTTCAACTTCAATATGAGCGGACTGGATTTCAGACAGGACGGCCTGGAATGGGAACAGGACCGGGTCAAAATTGAAACCCAGAAAAGTACCGGGGTAACCCATGAAGCGTATAGAGACTCTTTCCAGTATAAATTCAGTTTAAAACCAATGTTTTCCATTTCAGGGGTAAGGAAAGATTCTCCTGCCTATGAAGCCGGGGTGCAGAAAGATGACAAAGTGATCAGCATCAACGGGGACAGGACTGCAGATATGACGCTGGAAAAAATTGTAGAGCTCATGAAATCATATGAAGGAAGAAATATCACCATGGTTGTTCAGAGAAAAAATGAACAGCTCACTTTACGTTTTACCCTGGAAGACCCCATTCCTTATCAAGAATAG
- a CDS encoding alpha/beta hydrolase yields MNLDYLVREPEHITPSTPVLFMLHGYGSNEQDLFSFRETLPSDWLIVSFRAPRDTQFEGYSWYDINFNDPENFIDVPQAKESLNAVLESILKIINHYGLTEGKTHLCGFSQGGILCYALALKYPDLFNYVACLSAYPEEKILDGIVKDKKKLERLRFFISHGTDDAVIPLEWGRKAADLLYDLSCYFTFREYMSGHGVNQKNYMDLMEFFSK; encoded by the coding sequence ATGAATTTAGATTACCTAGTAAGAGAGCCGGAACATATTACCCCGAGCACGCCTGTTCTTTTTATGCTTCACGGTTATGGCAGCAATGAGCAGGATCTTTTCAGTTTCAGGGAAACTCTTCCCTCCGACTGGCTTATCGTTAGCTTCAGAGCACCAAGAGACACGCAGTTTGAAGGATATTCATGGTATGATATCAATTTCAATGATCCTGAAAACTTCATTGATGTGCCTCAGGCTAAAGAATCTTTAAACGCAGTTCTGGAAAGCATACTGAAAATCATCAACCATTATGGCCTTACAGAAGGCAAAACTCATTTGTGCGGCTTCAGCCAGGGCGGAATATTGTGTTATGCCCTAGCCTTAAAATATCCTGATCTTTTTAATTATGTTGCCTGTCTGAGCGCTTATCCTGAGGAAAAAATCCTGGATGGCATTGTAAAAGACAAAAAGAAACTTGAAAGACTCAGATTCTTTATTTCACACGGTACTGATGACGCTGTTATCCCTCTTGAGTGGGGAAGAAAAGCGGCAGACCTTCTTTATGACCTGAGCTGCTATTTCACTTTCAGGGAATATATGAGCGGGCATGGCGTGAATCAGAAAAACTATATGGATCTGATGGAATTTTTCTCCAAATAG
- a CDS encoding response regulator, translating into MENKKINIVIVDDHPIVIEGLKMMLNSQPFFNVTETFTSGSEIIRFIQSHQVDIILLDITLPDANGTDLCREIKKISPDISVIMFSNRSERSIIMQSIQNGASGYLLKNTSISELAVCIKGALSGDIVFCNETKQIISRPPQNDLPIPRLTKREKQILQMVAQGKTSNMIAEELFLSPLTVDTHRKNLLQKFQAKNSTELINRAVQQHMIEE; encoded by the coding sequence ATGGAGAATAAAAAAATAAACATTGTCATCGTAGACGATCACCCTATTGTCATCGAAGGGTTGAAAATGATGCTGAACAGCCAGCCTTTCTTCAATGTGACAGAAACTTTTACTTCCGGTTCGGAAATCATCCGTTTTATCCAGTCTCATCAGGTTGATATTATCCTTCTGGACATTACCCTGCCGGATGCCAATGGTACGGACCTCTGCCGGGAAATAAAAAAAATATCACCGGATATTTCAGTAATTATGTTCAGTAACCGTTCTGAAAGAAGCATCATCATGCAGTCTATACAAAACGGAGCAAGTGGATACCTTTTAAAGAATACCTCCATCAGTGAGCTGGCAGTATGCATCAAAGGGGCACTTTCCGGAGACATCGTATTCTGTAATGAAACAAAGCAGATCATCAGCCGTCCCCCTCAAAATGATCTTCCCATTCCCAGGCTTACCAAAAGGGAAAAGCAGATCCTGCAAATGGTAGCCCAGGGGAAAACGAGTAATATGATTGCTGAAGAGCTGTTTTTAAGCCCCCTTACTGTAGATACGCACCGAAAGAATCTGTTGCAGAAATTTCAGGCCAAAAATTCAACGGAACTGATCAACCGTGCTGTACAGCAGCATATGATTGAAGAATAA
- a CDS encoding sensor histidine kinase: MKRLWCILYILIHFTVKAQGLFPLNEKKYTDSLQSRIGSHVDNISKANAYFHLSDYYKNTDSLLSKKYLQNGKQLGAQDRFTSAVYYYYEGLYYQDLNRDKATASFRKAIAQLSELKSQKADFYLSLCWYNYGILQKNKEGYPFLIKTMLEKSIPTVEKYGDTKVLGFLYTQLALMLTYNAEFEKAGYYNEKAIHILEKKAPHSTELFHAYLNTNSNYCYQAKCSIGKQFLDKAGKMVRPYPESSSNTFYYYNLALYFIGQQEHIQVLRTIEKGLSYARKYNQKLLMQMFYFHQYDTYKKIKRYKEAKSLLEEILAEKTLARDLNNRKTIYSHLSSINEIMGNPGEALVWEKKYSKLNDSLNAENIKLEINKLETRFNASEKEKKIAYLNAEKNQKEMEVNQKNSYLWVLSLILLLFLSLLIFLFIIYRKNKKLSEQKEINLQQKIEDIKQKEELALTKAILEGEERERERVAKDLHDGLGGMLAGVKINLSTWSSNQLDPEQHQDFYKILNQLDNSVTELRHVARNLMPESLLKFGLETALSDLCEFYGRKDLDIYFEPLNIEKNLALTVQLNIYRIVQELLANAVKHAEATNILLQCSQSGESFLITIEDNGKGFDKEIENTTKNMGLRNLKNRVNYLKGKMEVSSDSQGTTINIELNIDGE; the protein is encoded by the coding sequence ATGAAGCGATTATGGTGTATTTTATATATTCTAATCCACTTTACCGTAAAGGCTCAGGGGTTATTTCCCCTTAACGAAAAAAAATATACTGACAGCCTTCAATCCAGGATTGGCAGCCATGTCGATAATATTTCTAAAGCCAATGCCTATTTTCACCTTTCCGATTATTATAAAAATACAGACAGTCTTTTAAGTAAAAAATATCTGCAAAACGGAAAACAACTGGGAGCACAGGATCGTTTTACATCGGCTGTCTATTATTACTATGAAGGATTGTACTATCAGGACCTGAATAGAGATAAAGCAACAGCATCATTCCGTAAAGCGATTGCACAACTGTCTGAATTAAAAAGTCAGAAAGCTGATTTCTACCTGTCTTTATGCTGGTACAATTACGGTATTCTGCAGAAAAATAAAGAAGGTTATCCTTTCCTGATCAAAACCATGCTTGAAAAAAGTATTCCCACTGTTGAAAAATACGGAGATACCAAGGTCCTTGGATTTCTGTATACCCAACTGGCCCTTATGCTCACTTATAATGCGGAGTTTGAAAAGGCAGGTTATTATAATGAGAAAGCAATTCATATTCTTGAAAAAAAAGCCCCTCATTCTACAGAGTTGTTTCATGCCTATCTTAATACCAACAGCAACTATTGCTACCAGGCAAAATGCAGCATAGGAAAACAGTTTCTGGATAAAGCCGGAAAAATGGTGCGCCCCTACCCTGAATCGTCTTCCAATACTTTCTATTATTACAATCTGGCCTTATATTTCATCGGACAGCAAGAGCATATCCAGGTTCTCCGGACGATCGAAAAAGGATTGTCTTATGCCAGAAAATACAACCAGAAACTGCTGATGCAGATGTTCTATTTTCATCAGTACGATACCTACAAAAAGATCAAAAGATATAAGGAAGCCAAAAGCCTGCTGGAAGAAATCCTGGCAGAAAAGACACTGGCCCGTGATCTCAACAACCGGAAAACCATCTACAGCCATCTTTCCAGCATCAACGAAATTATGGGAAATCCCGGCGAAGCTTTGGTCTGGGAGAAAAAGTATTCAAAACTCAATGACAGCTTAAATGCCGAGAATATAAAACTGGAGATCAATAAACTGGAAACCAGATTCAATGCTTCTGAAAAGGAGAAAAAAATAGCCTATCTGAATGCTGAAAAGAATCAGAAAGAGATGGAGGTTAATCAAAAAAACTCTTATTTATGGGTATTGAGCCTGATCCTCTTGTTATTTTTAAGCCTTCTTATTTTCCTTTTTATCATTTACAGGAAGAACAAGAAACTTTCTGAACAGAAAGAGATCAACCTTCAGCAGAAAATAGAAGATATCAAACAGAAAGAAGAACTGGCACTTACCAAAGCCATTCTTGAAGGAGAAGAGCGGGAAAGGGAGCGTGTAGCAAAAGACCTTCATGACGGTCTTGGAGGTATGCTGGCAGGTGTTAAAATCAATCTTTCCACCTGGTCTTCCAATCAGCTGGATCCTGAGCAGCATCAGGATTTTTATAAAATACTGAATCAACTTGACAATTCGGTAACAGAACTCAGACATGTGGCCAGAAACCTGATGCCCGAGTCTCTTCTCAAATTCGGTCTGGAAACGGCATTAAGTGATCTGTGTGAATTTTATGGGAGAAAAGATCTTGATATTTACTTTGAACCCCTGAACATCGAGAAAAATCTGGCCCTGACGGTACAGCTTAATATTTACAGAATCGTACAGGAACTCTTAGCCAATGCCGTAAAACATGCCGAAGCCACTAATATCCTCCTTCAGTGTTCCCAATCCGGAGAAAGCTTCCTGATCACCATTGAGGATAATGGAAAAGGATTTGATAAGGAGATAGAAAATACCACTAAAAATATGGGACTCCGCAATCTGAAAAACCGGGTTAACTATCTGAAAGGTAAAATGGAAGTCAGCTCAGACAGCCAGGGCACAACGATTAATATAGAACTCAATATAGATGGAGAATAA
- a CDS encoding outer membrane protein: protein MKKRIFILGMVSLFGMMNAQRIQKGEAQINVDLGVADGWGLPVSIGVDYAIHNDITVGIQGSYATEKYTGDIKGSWLGIGANGNYHFNTLLKIPNKWDFYAGATLAYNSFSYKYNGSDYDYFDGKSSGVGFAGQVGGRYFFTNNLALHVELGGGTVASGGKAGLTYKF from the coding sequence ATGAAAAAGAGAATTTTTATACTGGGCATGGTATCCCTTTTTGGTATGATGAATGCACAAAGAATACAGAAGGGAGAAGCCCAGATCAACGTAGATCTAGGGGTTGCCGACGGATGGGGATTACCGGTGTCAATAGGCGTTGATTATGCCATACACAATGATATTACAGTGGGAATTCAAGGAAGCTATGCCACAGAAAAATATACAGGAGATATTAAAGGAAGCTGGCTGGGGATAGGAGCCAACGGGAATTATCATTTCAATACGCTGTTGAAAATTCCTAATAAATGGGATTTCTATGCAGGTGCCACGCTGGCCTACAACTCATTTTCCTATAAGTACAACGGATCAGATTACGATTACTTTGATGGGAAATCTTCCGGTGTAGGTTTTGCAGGTCAGGTGGGAGGAAGATACTTCTTTACCAATAACCTTGCCCTGCATGTAGAACTCGGAGGCGGAACTGTAGCTTCAGGCGGAAAGGCCGGGCTTACGTACAAATTCTAA
- the tyrS gene encoding tyrosine--tRNA ligase, whose translation MNSFIEELKWRGLFADMMPGTDEQLNKEVTTAYIGFDPTADSLHIGSLIQIKILAHFQQHGHKPIALVGGATGMIGDPSGKSAERNLLDEETLLHYVDCLKNQLSRFLDFAGNEPNKAELVNNYDWMKNISFLDFAKNVGKNITVNYMMAKDSVKKRFSGESGADGMSFTEFTYQLIQGYDFLHLYQNNNVKLQMGGSDQWGNITTGTELIRRKAQGEAFALTVPLITKADGSKFGKSESGENYWLDKKKTSPYKFYQFWLNATDEDAERFIKFYTFLGKEEIEALIEEHKTAAHERKLQKKLAEEVTVWVHGKEEYEKALKASEILFGRSTAEDLVSLDEETFLEVFDGVPQKEVAKADVLGVNIIDLLSEKSGFLKSKSEAQREIKGNSISVNKQKVNDTFTANESDLIDGKFLLLQKGKKSYFIVKVI comes from the coding sequence ATGAATTCCTTTATAGAAGAACTGAAATGGCGTGGTCTGTTTGCCGATATGATGCCAGGAACCGATGAACAACTGAATAAAGAGGTAACTACGGCATATATTGGTTTTGATCCTACGGCCGATTCTTTACATATCGGAAGTCTTATCCAGATAAAGATTCTCGCTCACTTCCAGCAGCATGGTCACAAGCCAATCGCTTTGGTAGGAGGTGCTACAGGAATGATCGGAGACCCATCCGGTAAATCGGCAGAAAGAAATCTTCTGGATGAAGAAACTCTTTTACATTATGTAGACTGTCTGAAAAACCAGCTTTCAAGGTTCCTTGATTTTGCAGGGAATGAACCCAACAAGGCTGAACTGGTCAACAACTACGACTGGATGAAGAATATTTCTTTCCTTGATTTTGCCAAAAATGTAGGGAAGAATATCACAGTGAACTACATGATGGCTAAAGATTCTGTAAAGAAAAGATTCTCCGGAGAAAGCGGAGCAGATGGAATGAGCTTTACAGAATTTACCTATCAGCTGATTCAGGGATATGATTTCCTTCATTTGTACCAAAACAATAATGTAAAATTACAGATGGGAGGTTCTGACCAGTGGGGAAATATCACTACCGGAACTGAGCTGATCCGCAGAAAGGCCCAGGGAGAAGCATTTGCCCTTACAGTTCCTTTGATTACAAAAGCTGACGGATCAAAATTCGGAAAATCTGAAAGCGGGGAAAACTACTGGCTTGATAAAAAGAAAACTTCACCTTATAAGTTCTATCAGTTCTGGCTGAATGCAACGGATGAAGATGCTGAAAGATTCATCAAATTCTATACGTTCTTAGGAAAAGAAGAGATTGAAGCATTGATAGAAGAGCACAAAACGGCTGCTCACGAAAGAAAACTGCAAAAGAAACTTGCTGAAGAGGTCACCGTTTGGGTACATGGCAAAGAAGAATATGAAAAGGCACTGAAAGCATCTGAAATTCTTTTCGGACGCTCTACTGCCGAAGATCTGGTAAGCCTTGATGAAGAAACATTCCTTGAGGTTTTTGACGGGGTTCCTCAAAAAGAGGTGGCTAAAGCAGATGTGCTGGGCGTAAACATCATTGACCTTCTTTCTGAAAAATCAGGATTTTTAAAGTCTAAAAGTGAAGCCCAGAGAGAGATCAAAGGAAATTCAATTTCTGTAAACAAGCAAAAGGTGAATGATACTTTTACCGCTAATGAAAGTGATCTTATTGACGGTAAATTCTTATTGCTTCAGAAAGGAAAGAAAAGCTATTTTATTGTAAAGGTAATTTAA
- a CDS encoding RNA polymerase sigma factor codes for MNDEQLFLLIQKAKDKDQKAQTKLINVFWVDVFSFVMKKVRDENDADEITVNVFSKVLSKLDMFDPHFQFKTWILTIAQNTVIDFWRKKSRENEDSIENLDEVKNQYAKSPEELLISEEEQKKIIKTIESLDANYQDIIKLRFFEEKSIKEIAEELGISVANTKVRVMRAKKVLAELLKNNEFEDN; via the coding sequence ATGAACGACGAACAGCTATTCCTGCTCATCCAGAAGGCCAAAGACAAGGATCAGAAGGCCCAGACTAAACTCATCAATGTTTTTTGGGTGGATGTTTTCTCATTTGTAATGAAAAAAGTAAGGGATGAAAATGATGCCGATGAGATCACCGTAAACGTTTTCTCCAAAGTATTGTCGAAACTGGATATGTTCGATCCGCATTTTCAGTTTAAAACCTGGATTCTGACCATTGCCCAGAACACCGTGATTGATTTCTGGCGGAAAAAGAGCCGTGAAAATGAAGACTCCATCGAAAATCTGGATGAAGTTAAAAATCAATATGCAAAATCTCCCGAAGAACTTCTTATTTCTGAAGAAGAGCAAAAGAAGATTATCAAAACCATAGAATCTCTGGATGCCAACTATCAGGATATCATCAAACTGAGATTTTTTGAAGAAAAGAGCATCAAAGAAATTGCTGAAGAGCTGGGAATTTCTGTGGCCAATACCAAAGTCCGTGTGATGCGCGCCAAAAAGGTACTGGCCGAATTATTGAAAAATAACGAGTTTGAAGACAATTGA